The DNA window CATGAGCGGGCCGACGATGCACACCCACGTTCACCGGACCCAGGTCGACGACTACCTGCGGGACATGTTGCGCGAGTTGGACGCCGGTTTCCCGCGCGTCGAGACCATGACGGGTGCGGCGGCGCGGGAGGCGGTGGCCAAACGCCGCATGCCCGTCAACAACGCGGGCGACGTGCACAGCGCCGTCGACCACACGGTTCCGGGTCCGGCGGGGAAGATCCCCGTGCGGGTCTATTACCCGCACGGCGAGCCGCGCACCGACCGGCCCGCGATCGTGTTCTGCCACGGTGGCGGATTCGTCTTCTGCGGCATCGACTCCCACGACGGCTTCTGCCGTACCCTGGCGCGCGGCAGCCAGGCCGTCGTCGTGTCGGTCGACTACCGGCTCGCCCCCGAACATCCCGCCCCGGCCGCCGCGCTGGACGCCTTCGCCGCCTTCTGCTGGACGGCGGAGCACGCTGGGGACCTCGGCATCGACGCGGCGCGCATCGCCGTCGCCGGCGACAGCGCCGGCGGCAACCTGGCGGCGGTCGTGCCCATCCTGTGTCGCGAACGTGGGGTGGCCCCGCCGGCCGCCCAGGTGTTGCTCTATCCGGTCATCGACCCGTCGTTCGACACCGACAGCTACCGCCGCTACGCCCAGGGTCCGTTCAACACCCGCGCCGCGATGCAGTGGTACTGGCGGCAGTACCTCGGCGGTGACGGGATCGTCGACCCGCCCTACCTCGTGGCCCCCGCCCGCGCAGCGTCGCACGCGGATCTGCCGCCCGCGGTCGTCGTCACCGCCGGGGAGGACCCGCTGCACAGCGAGGGCTGCGACTACGCCCGCCGGTTGCACGACGCGGGCGTGCCGGTCGTGCACCGCGACTTCCCCGACATGTTCCACGGCTTCATGACGATTCCGTCGCTGGCCGCGTCGGTGCTCGCGCGCGACCTGGTCTACGCCGACCTGCGCACGCTGCTCGACCCGGCGTCCGGGAGCTGAGACGGTGCCGGAGACGGTCCAGCAACTGCTACGGCAACGCCTGCACGACGACACCCGCGCCGTCGCCCACGGCGACCGGACCTGGACCTGGCGGGAACACCTCGCCGAGGCCGAGGCCGAGGCGGCCGCCCTGATCGCGCTCGCCGACCCCACCCGTCCGCTGCACGTCGGCGCCCTGCTCGCCAACTCGCCGGAGATGCTGCGCGCGATGGCCGCGGCCGCGCTGGGCGGCTACGTCCTGTGCGGCCTCAACACCACCCGGCGCGGCGCCGGCCTGCTCGCCGACATCCGGCGCTCCGACTGCCAGATGCTGCTCGTCGACGACGAGCACCTGCCGCTGCTGGACGGCCTGGATCTGTCCGGCGTGCGGGTGCTGGCCGTGAACGGGTCCGGCTACGCCGGGGCGGTCGCGGCCGCGCCACCCCTGGTGGCCCACCGCGAGGTCACCGCGACCGACACGCTGATGATGATCTTCACCTCGGGCACCAGCGGAAATCCCAAGGCCGTTCGGTTCGCGCACGGGATGGCGATCATGTGCGGGGCGAGCCTGATCTTCCAGTACGACATCGCCGCCGACGACGTCTGCTACCTGTCGATGCCGCTGTTCCACTCCAACGGTGTCGCCGCCGGCTGGGCGGTCGGGGTCGGCTGCGGCGCCACCATGGTCCCGGTCCGGTTCTCGCCGTCGCGCTTCCTGGACGACGTGCGCCGCTACCGCGTGACCTACATGAACTACGTCGGCAAGCCGCTCGCCCTGATCCTGTCCACCCCGGAACGCCCCGACGACGCCGACAACACCCTGCGGGTGGCCTTCGGCAACGAGGCGACCGACCGCGACATCGACGAGTTCGCGCGGCGTTTCGGCTGCCGGGTGATCGACAGCTTCGGCTCCAGCGAGTTCGCGGTGATCGTCGTGCGCGAGGACGGCGCCCCGCCCGGCTCGATCGGCAAGCCGTATCCGGGGGTCGGCATCTACAACCCGGTGACGTGTAAGGAGTGCGCCGTCGCCGAATTCGACGAGAACGGGGCCCTGATCAATTTCGACGACGCGGTCGGCGAACTCGTCAACACCACGGGCGCCGGCCCGTTCACGGGGTACTACAACGATTCCGCCGCGACGGCCGAGCGCCTGCGGCACGGCATGTACTGGTCGGGCGATCTGGCCTACCGCGACGCCGACGGCTGGATCTACCTGGCGGGCCGCACCGCCGACTGGATGCGGGTCGACGGCGAGAACCTGGCCGCGGCGCCCATCGAGCGCATCCTGAGCCGGATTCCCGAAGTCAGCCAGGTCGCGGTCTATGCCGTGCCCGACGAGCGGGTCGGCGACCAGGTGATGGCCGCACTGGTCCTTCGTGCGGGAACCGATTTGGCACCAAGCGATTTCGAGAAGTTTCTGACCGCCCAGCCCGACCTGTCGCCGAAGGCGTGGCCACGCTACGTGCGCATCAACGCCAACCTGCCGGTGACGGCCACCAACAAGATCCTCAAACGCGAGTTGATCGCCGCCGGCGCCGATGCGCAGGGCGGGGTGCTGTGGACGCGGCCGGCGCGCGGGACCACCTTCGCCCCGTCTTCCGAAACGCCGGCGGCCACAACGTGATCTAGAGGACGGCCTCGCCGATGGCCTGTTCCGGCGCCTCGCCGAGGCGCGCCAGCACCAGCGCGGCCGCCACGGCCACCAGGAATCCTGCCACCACCAGCCAGCCGAGCCCGTCGCGCGCGCTGTCACCCAGCCACACCACTCCGACGAGTGCGGGCGCGATCGTCTCGCCGACAACCATCCCGGCGACGGCCGTGGTCACCGATCCGCGATGCAGCGCGGAGGTGAGCAGCAGGAAGCCGGCGATCCCCCCGGTGGCCGCAGCGTACAGGGCCGGGTTGGAGTAGAAGGCGCGCTTGGTGGGATCGAGGACGTCGATCAGCCGCACGCCGACCTCGATGACTCCGAAGCCGGTCCCCGCGGCCAGCCCCAGCGCGAGCGCGCGCGGGCGGTCCGGCAGCCGGCCCGCGGCGGCGCCGGCCACCAAGATCGCCGCCGCCACGCCCACCAACGCCCAGCCCAATCCCGCGGGAGCGTGCCGGGAGTGTCCCGGTCCGGCGGCCAGGGCCAGCGCGACCAGGCTCATGCAGATGACGCCCACGGCCGTCCATTCGGCCCACGACAAGCGCGCCGACAGCATCCAGGCGGCCACGACGCCGGTGACGGCGATCGAGGCGGCCAGTGCCGCGGCGACCACATAGATCGGCACCAACCGCAGCGCCGCCACCTGGAACAAAAAGCCCAACCCGTCGAGGCCGACGCCGGCCAGGTAGCGCCACTGCCGGGCGGCCCGCGCCAGCAGCACGGGGTCGACCCCGGAGCCGCTGCCCGCTTCCACCGACCGCGTGGCCGCCGCCTGCAATACCGACGCCGAGCCGTAACAGACCGCGCAACCCAGCGCGATCAGGAAGCCGGTCAGCACACCCCGACAATAGGCGGGCCGGGGCCGGGCCGCCGATCGCGCGCCGTGCGCAGCCACCTGCGCGACGCCGATCGGATTTCCCGATGGACGGCATCGGCGATCTCAATGGCGCGCCGGGACGCCGGTACATTTCCGGTAGGCCCCACCGCGGAGCAGAATCTGGCAAGCTTCGAGGCGATGTTCGACACCAACGTGCGCGGTACCCACTTCCTGGTCGCGGAACTGGCCACGGGGATGCTCGCGCGGGGGAGCGGAATCTCTCAACGTCACGTCGTTGGCCGCCGTGAAGGGCGTGCCCGGGGCGTCGGTCTACAGCGCGGCGCTGGAGTCGCTGACCCGCATGTGGGCGGCCGAGTTCGGAGCCAACGGCGTTCGGGGTGAACGGTGTTCTCCCCGGTCCGACCCGCACCGCGCATCCCGCCGAAATCGTCTAAGCCGTAGCGTTTTTGGCGTTGCCACGGGCCGATCACGTGACCGGGTCCACGCTCTACCCCGACGGCGGCGGGTCGGCCGCGTGAAAGCCGGCCCGTGAGCGGACCCGAACGACCCGAGCCGCGCTACGGTTTCCCGGCCCGGCTGTGGCGTGCGCTCGACGACCATCCGCCGCCCGGCGCCCGGCGGCTGCAGCGGTGGCGCAGCCCGCTGCGCGGGCGGTGGCTGACATCGGTGTTCGGCGCGACGCTGCTGGTAACCCTGCCCATCGTCGCCCTCACGGGCCTGCTGTCCTACATCGCCTACGGGCCGCGATTCGGGCAGGCGATCCCGGGCGACGTCGGGTGGCTGAAGCTGCCGACGTTCGACTGGCCCACCGACCCGTCCTGGCTGTACCGGCTGAGCCAGGGACTGCACGTGGGACTCGGGCTCGTGGTGATCCCGGTGGTGCTGGCCAAGCTGTGGTCGGTGATACCCCGGCTCTTCGCGTGGCCGCCGTCGCGCTCGATCGCCCAACTGCTGGAACGGGTTTCGCTGCTGATGCTGGTCGGCGGCGTCCTGTTCGAAATCGTGACCGGCGTGCTGAACATCCAGTGCTTCGGGTTCAGCTTCTACACCGCGCACTATTTCGGCGCGTGGGTGTTCATCGCCGGGTTCCTCGTGCACGTCGCGATCAAGGCGCCCCGAATGTGGTCGAGCCTGCGCGCGATGCGACTGCGCGACGTGCTGCGCACCCGTCGGGAGGACACCCGGGCGGAGCCCTGGGAGCCCGACGGACTGGTCGCCGCCGAGCCGGGCCCCGTCACGATCAGCCGCCGCGGCGCACTGGCGCTGGTGGGCGGTGGGGCGCTGTTCATGGCCGTCATCACCGCGGGCCAGACCCTGGGCGGCGTCACCCGGCACGCCGCACTGCTGTTGCCCCGCGGGCGGACCCGCGGCGACGGGCCCAACGACTTCGAGATCAACCGGACCGCCCTGGCGGCCGGGATCTCCAGCGCCCGGACGGGGGAGCGCTGGCGGCTCACGCTGACCGGCGGCGCGCGGCCGGTCGTCCTGGATCGCGCCGCGCTGCTGGCGCTGCCTCAGTACACCGCGACACTGCCGATCGCCTGCGTGGAGGGCTGGTCGACGGTACAGACCTGGACCGGGGTGCGTCTGGGCGACCTGGCCCGCCTGGCCGGGGTGCCGGCACCGGAATCGGCGCACGTGTCCTCGCTGGACTCCGGCCCGTTCGGCAGCGCGACGCTGCAGCGCAACCAGGTGCTGGACCCCGACGCGCTGCTGGCGCTGCGCGTCAACGGCGTCGACCTGTCCGCGGACCACGGCTATCCCGCACGCATCGTCGTCCCCGCGCTGCCCGGCGTGCACAACACCAAATGGGTGACCGCGATCGCCTTCCGGGCGGCCCCAGATGCGTAGCGCCCTGGCGTGGTTCGCCCGGATCTACGGATCCCACCCACTGCACCTGCTGAGCCTGGTCGCCGGGTTCACGCTGTTGGGATACGTGCTGGCCACGTTCAAACCGGCCACGCTGTGGAACCCGGACGCCTGGTGGCAGTCGATCGCCGTGTGGTTCGCCGCGGCGATCGTCGCGCACCACCTGGTGCGCCGTGGCCGCACACCACCGGTTCGGCGTCCCGGGGCCCGTCGTCGAGCAGGAACGACGAGATCCCGTCGGCGCGCAGCGTGCGTCCGGCGGATCGATGCGCTTCGAGCAATCGGCTGGTGTTGGGCATGCCTGGATTCAGGGTGACGACAGCGTGGCCGCGGGCTGCAGAAGCGGCTCGACGTGCAACTGCTGATCCGCGGCAACGCCGGCGCCACCCCCACCCCGGCCGGCCGCCGGCCTTGGAGGATCTTGCATAGCTTCTTGGAGTCTTCTAGGAACCGGTCGCGGCGTACCAACCAGGGGGAAACGCCAACATGCACTGGGGGGCATGTCAAATCGCAAGGCTAAGGCCACAGCCGTGTTGTGCGGTGGCGTGGCCGTGTTTGCCTGGGCGATCGGAACGTCACCGGACGCCACGATGGCGACGGCGGCAAGCGCAGTTTCCTCCCGCGTGAGCCCGCCGCCGCCGGCCCCGCCCACCGCTGGCGACGCCCCGTCCAACCCGTCGGCGGGGGCGGCTGCATCGTCGGCCTGAACTGCGGCTGCATCCGCAACGTCACCTGTCCGTACCCGCACTTCCGGCGCCCGGCGGTTCCCGACATCGACACCGATCAACACCCTGCCCCCGCCGCCCCGCCCACTCCCTGACGACGCCGCCGACCGGCCCGGCCGCGGCTTTCCTATCATTTGGTCATGAGCGCCGGTGAGCTGGAAATAATGGGCTCGCCGGCGTTCGCCGTCGATGACTCGGCGCGGTTCCGCGCCGAGGGCTGGTGGTCCGATGCGACGCTGTCGGACGCGGTCCGCCGCAACGCCGAGGGCTCACCCGATCGTCCCGCCTACATCGACCATCCCGGTGGCGCGCTGACATGGGCCGAATTCGATTCCGTGGCAACAGCTCTGGCCGGTCAGTTGGCCGCGGCCGGTGTGACGCGCGGTGACCGGGTGGCGGTGTGGCACGGGGATTCGGCTGCCATCCACGCGTTGTTCGTCGCCGTCGAACGCTGCGGCGCCGTCGTGGTCGGCATCGGTGCGCGCGCCGGCACCCGTGAGGTTGCGGCGATCCTGCGCGGCGCCCGGCCCGACATCATGGTCAGCGATCGTGCGCGCAGCGGCGCCGCGGCCGAAGTCTGTGCCGGGTCCGGGCCGACTGTGCTCACCCTGCACGGCCTGCGCCTCGACATCGACGCCCCGCCCGCGGCCCCGGGCGACGAGGCCCGGCTCGGCCCCGACGACGTCTTTTTGATCAACTCCACCTCCGGGACCACCGGCCTGCCCAAGTGCGTGGTGCACACCCAGAACCGCTGGCACTACTTCCACCGCAAGGCCGTCGCCAACGGGCAGCTGCGCCCGGACGACGTGTTCCTGCCGGTCATTCCCATGCCGTTCGGGTTCGGGATCTGGACCAGCCACACCACCCCGATCTACCTCGGCGCCACCGCCGTCCTCCTCGACCGGTTCACCACCACGGCGGCATGCGAGGCGATAGAACGGCACAAGGCCACCGTGTTATGTTGTGTTAGCACACAATTGACCATGTTGATGGCGGATCCGGCCACCCGCGGGCACGACCTGAGTTCGCTGCGCGTGGTGTTCACCGGCGGCGAGGCGCTGCCGTACCGGCCCGCGGCCGAGTTCGAGGACCTCACCGGTGCCACGATCCTGCAGTTCTACGGCTCGAACGAGACCGGGATTCTCAGCGCCACCACGTTTGACGATCCGCGCCAGCGCCGGTTGCGCACCGGTGGGCGGATCGTCCCGGAGATGGCGGTCCGGCTCTTCGACGGGGACCGCGACGTCACCGACACGGGACGGGGCCAGCCCGCCTGCCGGGGTCCGGCGACCAGCCTCGGCTATCTCGGCGGCACCGACCACGACAAGCTGTTCACGCGCGACGGGTGGATGCGGATGGGCGACATCTGCGAGATCGACGCGGACGGCTATCTGAGCGTCACGGGGCGCACGTCGGATTTCATCCTGCGCGGTGGTAAGAACATCAGCGCCAGCCAGGTCGAGGACGCCGTCGCCACCCATCCCGCGATCGCGGTGGCCGCCGCGGTGGCGATGCCCGATCCGGTGTTCGGCGAGAAGGTCTGCCTCTACGCCGAACTCGCCGCTTCGCCGGGCATCGACCTGCCCGAGTTGGCCGAATTCCTCTTGGCGCAAGGAGTTTCCAAGGAACTGCTGCCCGAGCGGCTCATCGTGGTCGATGAGCTGCCCCGTTCGTCGGGAGGCAAAATAGCCAAAGGCCTGCTCCGCGAAGACATCCGCGCCAGAATGGAGGGCGATGATGAAGGGTGCTGACGCCAGGCGGGGCGGCCTCGAAGTGTGGTCGCCCTCGGTGGTTCCCCCGATCGGGGTCGAACTGTCCGACGAGCAGGCGTTGGCGGTCGCGTTCCGGCACCTGGCCGCGATCGGGTTCGCCGAGAACATGGCCGGACACATCACCTGGCAGCTCGACGGCCAGACCGACATGCTCGTCAATCCGTGGGGGCTGTGGTGGGCCGAGCTCACCGCCTCCGACATCTGCGCCGTCGACAGCGACGCCCGGGTGGTCCGCGGGCGCTGGGACGTCACCCCGGCCATCCACATCCACACCGAACTGCACCGGGCCCGCCAGGACGCGCGGGTGGTGATCCACAACCATCCCTACTACGTGTGCGTGCTCGCCGCGCTGGGCAGGCTGCCCGAGTTGGTACATCAGACCGGCTCGCTGTTCCTCGGCGACCTGTGCCTGGTGGACACCTACGACGGCGAGATCGACAGCCCCGCCCGCGCCGCGGAACTGGCGACGCGCATCGGCGACGCCAACCTGACGATCCTGGCCAACCACGGCGTCCTCGCCACCGGCCGCAATCTGCCGGAGGCCGTCTACCGCGCGGCCTCGATCGAACGGGTGTGCAAGCTGGCCTACGACGTCATGCTCACCGGCAAAGAGCCCGTCGCCATGAACTTGTCCGACATGGCAGGCATGCAGCGCTCGCTCGTCGAACGTGCCGCCGACGTGTACTGGGCGGGCGCGGCGCGGATGACCATCAAGGCCGACCCGGATGTGCTGACGTGAAGCCCCGGCCATCCCGGTGGACCCGGGGCGGCGACACGCCGGTCGGCCGCACCGCCACGTCACACTTATCCCACTCGATCGGAGGTTGACGGGTGAAATCGATCGACGAGCTGGCCGAAGACCTCAACTTCACGACCGCCAAGACGGGCGACACCCGGTCGGTCACCTTCCTGCCCGACCCGCCGCGGGCGCCGCGCCGCTACACCGTGATCTCGGTCGACGATCACATCGTCGAACCCCCCGATACCTTCGCCGGGCGGGTGCCGCGCAAGTTCGCCGACCGCGCGCCGAGGGTGGTCGACACCGACGCGGGCGGGCAAACATGGGTGTACGACGGCCGGCAGTTGCCCAACGTCGGCTTCAACGCCGTGGTCGGGCGGCCGGTGGCGGAGTACGGCTTCGAGCCGGTCCGTTTCGACGAGATGCGCAGGGGCGCCTGGGACATCCACGAGCGCATCGCGGACATGGACCTGAACGGCATCTACGCCTCGCTGAATTTTCCCTCGTTTCTGCCGGGCTTCGCCGGACAGCGGCTGCAGCAGGTGACCACGGACCGCGAGCTGGCCCTGGCCGCCGTCCGCGCCTGGAACGACTGGCACCTCGAGGTGTGGGCGGGGTCTTACCCCGAGCGAATCATCCCCTGTCAGCTGCCGTGGCTGCTGGACCCCGTGGTGGGCGCACAGATGATCTACGAGAACGCCGAGCGCGGTTTCCCCGCCGTCACCTTCAGCGAGAACCCGGCGATGCTGGGGCTGCCGAGTATCCACTCGGGGCACTGGGACCCGATGATGGCGGCGTGCGCCGAGACGGGCACCGTCGTCAATCTGCACATCGGGTCGTCGGGATCCTCGCCGTCGACCACCGAGGACGCGCCCCCGGATGTGGCCGGTGTGCTGTTCTTCGCCTATGCGATCTCGGCGGCGGTCGACTGGCTGTACTCCGGGCTGCCCAGCAGATTCCCCGACCTGAAGATCTGCCTGTCCGAGGGTGGGATCGGCTGGGTGGCCGGGCTGCTCGACCGTCTCGACCACATGCTCAGCTACCACGCGATGTACGGCACCTGGCAGGCGCTCGGTGAAAGCCTCACTCCGGCAGAGGTTTTCACTCGTAACTTCTGGTTCTGCGCGGTGGAGGACAAGTCGTCGTTCGTGCAGCGGGACCGCATCGGTGTCGACAACATCATGCTGGAGGCCGACTACCCGCACTGCGACTCGACCTGGCCGCACACCCAGGAGACCGTCCACGGGCAGATCGGCGATCTGCCGCAGGACGTGATTCGCAAGTTCACCTGGGAGAACGCGTCCCGGCTGTACCGGCACCCGGTGCCGGTCGAAGTGCAGCGCGATCCCGAGGCGTTCTGACTTTCAGCCGAGTTCCCGACTCGCAGTCGCCGGCCGCTTGCCGATGGCACGAGGCGCAAAACGGATCGTCGGCGTCAGTCGCTCCGGGTAGGCATGACTCCGAATGGACATGATAAAGTCTTCAACTGTTCGAACGTTGGAACGATGAAGTCTTCAGGAGGGCTGTGGTGTCGGCGCCGCTGTACCAACTCAAGGCCGAATTGTTCAAGACGCTCGCCCATCCGGCGCGAATCAGGATCCTCGAGCTGTTGGCAGCGCAAGATCGATCGGTCGCCGAGTTGTTTCCCGAGGTGGGTTTGGAGGCGTCGAACCTGTCGCAGCAGTTGGGAGTGTTGCGCCGCGCCGGGGTGGTGAGTTCTCGCAAGGAGGGGAGCGCCGTGATTTATTCGATGGCATCCCCGAACATCGCGGAATTGTTGATGGTCGCGCGAAATGTGCTGGCCGGGGTGTTCAGCGACCGGGCCGCGATGCTCGATGACCTACAAGCGGATCAACGGTAGCCCGATGAGTTGGATTGGCAAGATCTTGCGTGTCGGCCGCGTGGTGGAAGGTGCCGGTCCAGCCCCGGAGCCTGTCATGGATCCGCCTGCGGGAGTGCGGGGTTCGCTGCAGATCCGGCATGTCGATGCGGGGTCGTGCAACGGCTGCGAGGTGGAGATCTCGGCCGTGTTCGGTCCGGTGTACGACGCCGAACGATTCGGGGCGCGGCTGGTCGCCTCGCCCCGGCATGCCGATGCGCTGCTGGTGACCGGAGTGGTCACCCGCAACATGGCTGACCCACTGCGCAACACGGTCGCAGCCACACCGCAACCGCGGGTGGTGATCGCCTGCGGCGACTGCGCGGTGAACCGGGGGGTGTTCGCCGATGCCTACGGGGTGGT is part of the Mycobacterium sp. HUMS_12744610 genome and encodes:
- a CDS encoding alpha/beta hydrolase — encoded protein: MSGPTMHTHVHRTQVDDYLRDMLRELDAGFPRVETMTGAAAREAVAKRRMPVNNAGDVHSAVDHTVPGPAGKIPVRVYYPHGEPRTDRPAIVFCHGGGFVFCGIDSHDGFCRTLARGSQAVVVSVDYRLAPEHPAPAAALDAFAAFCWTAEHAGDLGIDAARIAVAGDSAGGNLAAVVPILCRERGVAPPAAQVLLYPVIDPSFDTDSYRRYAQGPFNTRAAMQWYWRQYLGGDGIVDPPYLVAPARAASHADLPPAVVVTAGEDPLHSEGCDYARRLHDAGVPVVHRDFPDMFHGFMTIPSLAASVLARDLVYADLRTLLDPASGS
- the fadD1 gene encoding fatty-acid--CoA ligase FadD1; this translates as MPETVQQLLRQRLHDDTRAVAHGDRTWTWREHLAEAEAEAAALIALADPTRPLHVGALLANSPEMLRAMAAAALGGYVLCGLNTTRRGAGLLADIRRSDCQMLLVDDEHLPLLDGLDLSGVRVLAVNGSGYAGAVAAAPPLVAHREVTATDTLMMIFTSGTSGNPKAVRFAHGMAIMCGASLIFQYDIAADDVCYLSMPLFHSNGVAAGWAVGVGCGATMVPVRFSPSRFLDDVRRYRVTYMNYVGKPLALILSTPERPDDADNTLRVAFGNEATDRDIDEFARRFGCRVIDSFGSSEFAVIVVREDGAPPGSIGKPYPGVGIYNPVTCKECAVAEFDENGALINFDDAVGELVNTTGAGPFTGYYNDSAATAERLRHGMYWSGDLAYRDADGWIYLAGRTADWMRVDGENLAAAPIERILSRIPEVSQVAVYAVPDERVGDQVMAALVLRAGTDLAPSDFEKFLTAQPDLSPKAWPRYVRINANLPVTATNKILKRELIAAGADAQGGVLWTRPARGTTFAPSSETPAATT
- a CDS encoding molybdopterin-dependent oxidoreductase; translated protein: MWRALDDHPPPGARRLQRWRSPLRGRWLTSVFGATLLVTLPIVALTGLLSYIAYGPRFGQAIPGDVGWLKLPTFDWPTDPSWLYRLSQGLHVGLGLVVIPVVLAKLWSVIPRLFAWPPSRSIAQLLERVSLLMLVGGVLFEIVTGVLNIQCFGFSFYTAHYFGAWVFIAGFLVHVAIKAPRMWSSLRAMRLRDVLRTRREDTRAEPWEPDGLVAAEPGPVTISRRGALALVGGGALFMAVITAGQTLGGVTRHAALLLPRGRTRGDGPNDFEINRTALAAGISSARTGERWRLTLTGGARPVVLDRAALLALPQYTATLPIACVEGWSTVQTWTGVRLGDLARLAGVPAPESAHVSSLDSGPFGSATLQRNQVLDPDALLALRVNGVDLSADHGYPARIVVPALPGVHNTKWVTAIAFRAAPDA
- a CDS encoding class I adenylate-forming enzyme family protein, translating into MSAGELEIMGSPAFAVDDSARFRAEGWWSDATLSDAVRRNAEGSPDRPAYIDHPGGALTWAEFDSVATALAGQLAAAGVTRGDRVAVWHGDSAAIHALFVAVERCGAVVVGIGARAGTREVAAILRGARPDIMVSDRARSGAAAEVCAGSGPTVLTLHGLRLDIDAPPAAPGDEARLGPDDVFLINSTSGTTGLPKCVVHTQNRWHYFHRKAVANGQLRPDDVFLPVIPMPFGFGIWTSHTTPIYLGATAVLLDRFTTTAACEAIERHKATVLCCVSTQLTMLMADPATRGHDLSSLRVVFTGGEALPYRPAAEFEDLTGATILQFYGSNETGILSATTFDDPRQRRLRTGGRIVPEMAVRLFDGDRDVTDTGRGQPACRGPATSLGYLGGTDHDKLFTRDGWMRMGDICEIDADGYLSVTGRTSDFILRGGKNISASQVEDAVATHPAIAVAAAVAMPDPVFGEKVCLYAELAASPGIDLPELAEFLLAQGVSKELLPERLIVVDELPRSSGGKIAKGLLREDIRARMEGDDEGC
- a CDS encoding class II aldolase/adducin family protein gives rise to the protein MKGADARRGGLEVWSPSVVPPIGVELSDEQALAVAFRHLAAIGFAENMAGHITWQLDGQTDMLVNPWGLWWAELTASDICAVDSDARVVRGRWDVTPAIHIHTELHRARQDARVVIHNHPYYVCVLAALGRLPELVHQTGSLFLGDLCLVDTYDGEIDSPARAAELATRIGDANLTILANHGVLATGRNLPEAVYRAASIERVCKLAYDVMLTGKEPVAMNLSDMAGMQRSLVERAADVYWAGAARMTIKADPDVLT
- a CDS encoding amidohydrolase family protein, with the protein product MKSIDELAEDLNFTTAKTGDTRSVTFLPDPPRAPRRYTVISVDDHIVEPPDTFAGRVPRKFADRAPRVVDTDAGGQTWVYDGRQLPNVGFNAVVGRPVAEYGFEPVRFDEMRRGAWDIHERIADMDLNGIYASLNFPSFLPGFAGQRLQQVTTDRELALAAVRAWNDWHLEVWAGSYPERIIPCQLPWLLDPVVGAQMIYENAERGFPAVTFSENPAMLGLPSIHSGHWDPMMAACAETGTVVNLHIGSSGSSPSTTEDAPPDVAGVLFFAYAISAAVDWLYSGLPSRFPDLKICLSEGGIGWVAGLLDRLDHMLSYHAMYGTWQALGESLTPAEVFTRNFWFCAVEDKSSFVQRDRIGVDNIMLEADYPHCDSTWPHTQETVHGQIGDLPQDVIRKFTWENASRLYRHPVPVEVQRDPEAF
- a CDS encoding ArsR/SmtB family transcription factor, whose product is MSAPLYQLKAELFKTLAHPARIRILELLAAQDRSVAELFPEVGLEASNLSQQLGVLRRAGVVSSRKEGSAVIYSMASPNIAELLMVARNVLAGVFSDRAAMLDDLQADQR
- a CDS encoding NADH-quinone oxidoreductase subunit B family protein, producing the protein MSWIGKILRVGRVVEGAGPAPEPVMDPPAGVRGSLQIRHVDAGSCNGCEVEISAVFGPVYDAERFGARLVASPRHADALLVTGVVTRNMADPLRNTVAATPQPRVVIACGDCAVNRGVFADAYGVVGAVDEVVPVDVGIPGCPPTPAEIVAALRSVTGK